The following DNA comes from Rhizobium sp. BT04.
AGGCGCCGTTGTCGATCTCATATTTCAGCGACAGCGAGATCATCCAGAGGAAGAACAGGACGACCGGCGAGATCATCACCAAGGCAACAAACAGCAGTCCAATGCGATCGAGCGTCTTGCGCTTCATCAGCGTGCCTCCCCGTCGGACCAATTCACCCGCTGCCGGACCATCATGAGGACGAAGGAGAGCAGGACGATGAGGATGAAGAAGACCACCGCCATGGCCGAGCCATAGCCGATATCGTAATAGGCGAAAGCGGTGTTGTAGAGATAGATGTTGATCGTCTCCGACGCCGTGCCGGGACCGCCTTGGGTCATGGCATAGATGATGTCGAAACTTTTTACCGCGTCGATGCTGCGGATAATGACGGCAATCATCAGGAACGGAGCGATCATCGGCAGCGTCAGATAGCGGAATTTCTGCCAGACATTGGCGCCGTCGATTTCAGCACTTTCATAGGGCTCGCGCGGAACCGCCGCCAGACCGCCGAGCACGATCAGCATGATAAGCGGCGTCCACTGCCAGGTCTCGACCAGCACCAGCGACGGGATGACGCTGCTCTGATTGTAGATCCATTCCTGCGGGCCGATGCCGATGAAGGAGAGGAGATAGTTGAGGACGCCGAGCTGCGGATGGAACATCATCGTCCACACGAGTGCGATGGCGACGGGAGTCGCCATCATCGGCATCACGAATATGCCTCGGATGAGGCCGCGCAGTGGAAATTGAGCATCGAAGATCAGCGCGGCGAGCGTCCCCAGAAATAGGGGAACCACCACGGAGAGCGTCGTATAGAGCACCGTATGCCAGAGCGACTCCCAGAAGCGCATGTCGCCGGCAAGACGCACGTAATTGTCCAACCCGGCAAACACCTGCGATTGGCCGAGCGTCCAGCTGTTGACGCTCATCCATACCGTAAACACCCATGGAAAGACGATGACGGCCGATATGACGATGAGCGCCGGGATGACGAAGGGCCAGTAGTTGGGAGCAAACCGATCCGGATTGCTCCCTCCTTTCGACGCCTTGGCCGCTGTGGCGGTTTCGATGCTTGCCGAGGCCATTATCCCTCGCTTTTCGCCAGGACAGGTTCGAACTGTGCCGTCGCGGCCTTGAGCTCGGTTTCAGGATCGGCGCCGCCGATCATGTTGGTGAGACCGACGCCGTAGATGTCGCGGAACTCGGTGACCGGAATGATGACCGGCAGTGCGAGCTGCGAGATCTTGCCGGAACCGACGACGGCATCCAGCCATGCGGCAGGCATCTTGACGCCTTCGCGCACCTTCGCATCCTCGAGAACGGACTGGCGGAAAGGTACGCCGGCACCGGCCTGCAGCAGGCGGGCGCCCATTTCATGCGAAATCGCCCATTGGCAGAAGAGATAGGCAGCTTCCTTTTTCTGGCTTGCCGCGACGACGCCAAGCCCGTCGCCGAAGGTGCCAGCGGCCTGTGCCTTCGGGCCTTTCGGCATGATGCCGTAACCGACCTGGCCGACGACGCGCGACTTTTCCGGATTCTCGATCGGCGGTGCAAAGCCGACGCCATCCAGCCACATGCCGATCTTGCCCTGCAGGAAGGCCGACTGCGCTTCGGCCCAGTTGAAACCGGAGACGCCGGGAGGAGCGGTCTTGGTCATCAGCTTCTGGTAAAGCTTGGCAGCATCGATCGCTTCCGGCGATGTCGTGCGCAGCTTGCCATCAGGGCCAAGCGGGCTCGAACCATAGCCGAGCAGCAACGACGTCCAGACCGGCGTATTGGCGTTCTTCAGGCCGCGGGCGACGAAGCCGTAGGTGTTGGTCGAGGGATCTGTCAGCGCCTCCGCCGCACTTGCCAGCTCTTCGAAGCTCGTGGGATAGGCGAGCCCCTTCTTTTCGAACAGCGTCTTGTTCCAGTAGATGATCCAGTAATCGACCGAAAAGGGAAGAGAGCGCAGAACCCCGTCGCCATCCTTGGCAAAAGCGAGGCCGGCTTCGGCGAAATCGTTTTCTGTCAGGGATGGGTCGGTCAGCGAGGGGTCCTTGAGGAAACCGCTGATATCGGCGAGCCAGCCGCCCTTTTCGAACTGCCGCTTCTGGACATGGTAGCTCATATGCACGACGTCGAAGCTCGGCTTGCCGGAGCTGAGTTCGATCGTCGTCTTCTGGCGCTGCTGCTGCTCGGGCGTCGCTTCGGCATTGACCTTGATGCCGGTGAGCGCCTCGAATTCGGACAGGTACTTCAGGAGTATTTCGCTGCGCGGGCTCTTGACCAGATTGACTTCGAGCGTGCTGCCGGCGAAGCGCTTCCAGTCGACCGCGGCAAATGCCGAGCGCATGCCGAGCATGCTGCCGGCCCCGAGCGCGGCTGTCCCCGCCAGAAAGCCTCTCCGCGTCGGATTCAAAAATGATGGCATGTGATTCCTCCTCCTTTTGCCGGCGATCTCCTCACCTCCGGCTGATTATTCTCGATTAGATCCTCAACGCACGATCCCTTGCACCGTTGATGTGTGCGACAAGGCTGCTGACGGCGTCTTCCGCCGATCGTCGTTCGATCGCCTCGAGCACTTTCAGGTGCTCGTCCATGACAGGCCCGACGTGACCCTCGATGCGGAAACGATCCTGGCTGATCAGAC
Coding sequences within:
- a CDS encoding carbohydrate ABC transporter permease, producing MASASIETATAAKASKGGSNPDRFAPNYWPFVIPALIVISAVIVFPWVFTVWMSVNSWTLGQSQVFAGLDNYVRLAGDMRFWESLWHTVLYTTLSVVVPLFLGTLAALIFDAQFPLRGLIRGIFVMPMMATPVAIALVWTMMFHPQLGVLNYLLSFIGIGPQEWIYNQSSVIPSLVLVETWQWTPLIMLIVLGGLAAVPREPYESAEIDGANVWQKFRYLTLPMIAPFLMIAVIIRSIDAVKSFDIIYAMTQGGPGTASETINIYLYNTAFAYYDIGYGSAMAVVFFILIVLLSFVLMMVRQRVNWSDGEAR
- a CDS encoding ABC transporter substrate-binding protein — its product is MPSFLNPTRRGFLAGTAALGAGSMLGMRSAFAAVDWKRFAGSTLEVNLVKSPRSEILLKYLSEFEALTGIKVNAEATPEQQQRQKTTIELSSGKPSFDVVHMSYHVQKRQFEKGGWLADISGFLKDPSLTDPSLTENDFAEAGLAFAKDGDGVLRSLPFSVDYWIIYWNKTLFEKKGLAYPTSFEELASAAEALTDPSTNTYGFVARGLKNANTPVWTSLLLGYGSSPLGPDGKLRTTSPEAIDAAKLYQKLMTKTAPPGVSGFNWAEAQSAFLQGKIGMWLDGVGFAPPIENPEKSRVVGQVGYGIMPKGPKAQAAGTFGDGLGVVAASQKKEAAYLFCQWAISHEMGARLLQAGAGVPFRQSVLEDAKVREGVKMPAAWLDAVVGSGKISQLALPVIIPVTEFRDIYGVGLTNMIGGADPETELKAATAQFEPVLAKSEG